Part of the Prunus dulcis chromosome 8, ALMONDv2, whole genome shotgun sequence genome is shown below.
GATACAATGCAGCACTCAAGAACCAATTCCTGTGATGTTCTTGCCCAGCTTCCTTCTTCTCTGTCCTTAGACTCTGGGTACCTATAAATCCTTTTAATTACCATACATATCTTgacaaaagaaattatttaGTGTTTTTATATCATTAACCATGGCTGGTCATGAGCAGGATTTATGCACATCCCTTAATATCAAACCAGCCCATTTGGTTGAACTCATCTTCTAACAGAGATTCAAGTGCCATGGCAGTGAGCTCAAGTTCCCATTTTCCTAGCTATTTCCAAAAGAAAGTCATTTTTCTGaatatataatgaaatgtaactGTATACTTCTACTTACATTTTGTAGGAAAGAGATGGGACCAGAGTTTTGGTTCCAAGTGCAGGAGGGTTGATTGAGCTATTTGTCTCCAAAGATGTATGATATTTTATGATGCTTCACTCAAACCTTccttaatttcttttgttagatttgaaaaaaaaaatttggtcacATCTCTCACAAAATAGTTTGTTTTTGGTAACTGTCAATTCACAGGTCTCTGAAGACCAACAAGTGATTGATTATATCACAGCCCAATGCAACATTTCAAAGGAGCAAGACACCCTGCTTGGTGCTGGCTGCAATACAAGCTTCCCTGTCAATATACAGGACATGAGCACTGAAATACAACCACATGCATTTCCAGGCAATGAGAATGAAGGAAATGATGATCTAAACAGTAATCATTTCCAGCAGCCACCTGTTGTTTCCCCTTCAGTGGATCATGATTCAAATGTGCCATACGACATATCAGTTGATCGAATCCGCCTCTGCAGCGCTTCTCCAATGAATTTCCTACAACATGTCACTTACAACTCAGAGAACAGCATGAAGAATTGTAATAGTAATGTGTACTATGAGCAGCGGTCACATGAGTCCTTGGGAGAGATGGGGCTTCAAGCTGACGCTGATGCACCAAACATGCACAATAGTATGCATGTTATGGAGGCATTGGAAAATATGGAGCAGCAGGGTGTTGAGGATCAAGATTCAGTTCAACATGAGGCCCAGGGTGGAAGAACTGCAGATAATTCAGGCTCAGATTGCAGTGATCaaattgatgatgaagatgatacAAAATATAGGCGGAGAACAGGGAAAGGGCCTCAATCCAAAAACCTTTTTgcagagaggaagagaaggaagaagctCAACGAAAGACTGTATTGCCTTCGGTCTTTGGTTCCCAACATTTCTAAGGTGATGATCATCATTGGCCTTATTTTTGCCAACTCTTCAGAACTTAGTATAATTTCCTGGCTGTTTCTCAAAGTAGCATTTTCAATAGGAAAGTGACACAGAAAAGTAATGCTAGATGAACCACATTTTCTCATGTGGCAGTTGATATGTTGATTAATAGTTGAGATCATAGCTAATGTGATTAGAAAATCATGACCCCTTTAGCAGCATCTAATGCTTACTCATGTTGATTCTCAGATGGACAAGGCTGCCATCCTCGGGGACGCGATTGATTTCGTGAAGGACTTGCTGAGGCAAGTAAAGGAACTCCAAGATGAGCTTGAACAGCATTCAAATGATGAAGGACCTAATGAGAAAACTAGTGCCAATATCTGTGGAAACCACGACAATTTCCAACCAGAGATTCTAAATCAACATGGAACAAGCATTACAAACAAGCCAGAAAATGGTGATAAGCCTCCAAATGGATTTCATGTGGGCACAGCAGGTGATATTGGCAACATCTCAAAACAGAAACAGGACTCAGATAGTACAAATGACAGAGGACAACAGAtggaggtatatatatagactTAATATAAATCTTATTAtattcttatatatttggatgtaaaataaattatatattttttggacAACAAATTGCAGCCAGAAGTGGGAGTCACTCAGTTACATGGCAATGAATTCTTTGTGACTGTGTTCTGTGAGCACAAGCCTGGAGGGTTTGTGAGATTGATGGAGGCATTGGATACTTTAGGCTTGGAAGTAACCAATGCAAATGTGACCAGCTTCAGAAGCCTTGTCTCCAATGTCTTTAAAGTTGAGGTAATAATAAGTTAACCTTATCAAATAAGATTAAttaggattttgattttgattgtgACTTGACTTAACGGAAACTTTAACGGGGTTAGAGGTAGGTGGTAATTGTGCACTTGCCTTAAAATTTAGGTggtatttatataaatttccCTTAATATTAGCTTATATTATGTCTGGTTATGCAGAAGAAAGACAGTGAAGTAGTTCAAGCTGATGATGTAAGGGACTCTTTGCTGGAGATAACAAGGAACCCATCATCAAAAGTGTGGCCTGAGATGGCCAAAGCAAAAGCATCAGAAAATGGGAGTGGATTGGATCACTTTCATCATGATGATCACCATCATTACCAGCAACACCATCTCCACAATTACCATGCTTCTTCATACCACCTCCAACATctttataattattaattgagCTTAATCTAGCTACTAGTTATGCATCAATTAATTAGGCACATTCAGTTTCTTTCACTTTTCCTATAATTAAGCTGTAGAATGGTCGTTTTCAGTACTAAACACGCTATATGTTGTTACTATTACTTtgtctaaattacaataatatGCGGAAGGAGGATCGaactcaaatgcaaagtgaCGGACAAACACACTACTCTACGTTTGAGTTTACTGATGAGTGACATTGTTAGTTAATGGTGTTTGATTAATTGTTAGTTAATGTGACACGACATAATAAGCAAAAGCaattaaacaattaaacaATAGCTTATTTTTGGGCCAAAGTTAGGAAGGATGTGGGGGTTTTCTCACACATTACCAATGTGCCATGAGGGTTCGAATTTGAGGCCACTAGTAAATCAAGGTCATTTACCATTGGGCTGGAACCAATAGCTTTAAAACATAGTCTAAAattcaccatttttttttattttttatttttggagaaAAATCTCAAAGTTCTATTGAAAAGTAATGGGAATAACAACTCTAATCGGAAAGCTACCATTGTTTTTAATACTAGCTCAAACTCTAACATCACTTGGAGCATCTCCAACTgatatgtcaaattgccactTGGAcatgaaaatgacaaaaattgaaaaataaagttgTTCTAACCGATTAGTCAAATCCTACATTGATTTGAAGGCTAGAAGAGAAgtgtcaaaaataaaatatcaaaaaatttgatgttaaatattattttaatcatGAACCGTATTATCATTTACTctcttttaaaactttatgCATCATATGGGTCCCATTcgcttttaaaaatataataaaataatatgatatttggcaTTTCGAGtagagttaaatttttttcaaaatgtcaaattgcGACGTAagacatcaaattcaaattaaacttTTTGCTTTTGACATCTCCAAAGGAGATGCTCTAATAAGAAGCCTAATTGGATTGGAAGCCAAAgatgaaaatagaaaattccaaaaatacccttaacatttaaaatggtattttttgACCTAGCgaacaaaattaattggtCTAAAAAGCTGATATGTCACGGCAAAGCCCAAATGTTGTTCTACGTAAAGATGTCTCAAAAGAGTTTTTCTCTGTGGAAGCCTCAGCTTCAATTTCATATGGAGCTTTGTTGTGGACTGTTGGCCATTTCATGTAAATGGGGGACAGCAGAGCCCGCGTTTTGTTCACCACCTGTTTGATGAATTGCTGATGCATGGTTTCCGTTTTTGGTTTAAAGCCTTAGAGTAGTTGAAACATGAGCAAATACATATACCAAACCGAAACGAATGAAAAACTTTTGCAAAGTTAGTTAGCATTTTGTACGCTATATTAGCTCACGCCATATGCTCCTGCCATCATTaacataaataccaaaataataataataataattaaataaggatacTGCTTGTCTTCGTCCCGGGAAGAAAATACTCCTCATTCTTGCATATCACAATTTGAcacatatgcaaaaataatttatcgaaaacccaaaaagaaaaacttttgCATACATGTCAAACTGCCCTTTGATAGGAATGTTAGGAGTTCCTACTTACAGAGAAGGAGGGAagtgttttcaaaaaaaaaaaaaggaaaaaaaaaaagaattaattaataagCTCTATCTCACACTCATGCATGGACTGCAGTTCACCTACCAAATTCTCTCCATATAAAAAGATACATTTTGTGAAATGCAGGGAGGCCCcaattgtttttcttcttgattTTACTCCAAGCTCCAAAAATATATGTACCAGATAtagaaatttttgttttgttgtgaGTTTGCTGAGATGGGGTGTTATATCTAGGCTAGCTTTTGGATATGAATATGATGATGGTGCAGCAGTTAACTATTGCTATCAACGGAAGTTTGTATGgatctctctctttgtttcttcttccatccttgttttgtttttcttgctaATTTGTTCAGTCAAAAGAGGCAGTAGCCACATTCATCCCCCAAGCAAGACCAGGCACTCCTCAAACCATTATCTttcaggtctctctctctctctctctctctcttcttcttagCTACTATACTCTAGCTAactgttggaattttaattaatttgttccTCATTTCGGCtcgatttttatttataaatgttttaaaatcaAACCTTGTAGGTGGAATGAACATCATGATGATAATGCCAAGCCTCATACAGAGACTTAGATCCCTTGTGGGTTTGAAAGGCTGGGACTATTGTGTTATCTGGAAACTGAGTGAAGACCAAAGGTATAAGAAACTATAGTTAACTGCATTAATCTGTCAATTTCTTCCTGTCACAAATGTATATGTATGTGACTTTGgggtttgtttaatttttaggtTCATTGAGTGGATGGATTGTTGCTGTTCAGGGACTGAAATCACCCAATATGATGCTGGACAAGATCTTCTTTTCCCTCCAGTCCTTCCTTGTAGGGATACCATGTTACAGCATCCAAGAACCACATCTTGTGATCTTCTTGCCAAAATGCCTTCTTCCCAACCCCTAGACTCCGGGTATGTACCTATTTACATGGTTATCCTTTCTCTACTTTATCCCTCATttctttcatatatataagcaaTTTTCTCTTTCGAGACGGTCTGGCATACTATGTTGCTAGACATTGTGATGTGTTATATACGTTATGGAACTGTCAATCCGAACTATCgataagaaatttttttgtttaaatgtgTATGATCTGAATTGAAAATCTAGCAATATTAAGCAGAAGTTTAACAAAGAGAAGCAGCAAATCTTAGGAGAAGAATTGAtgtattcattcattcattattCAACACAGTACAGTGATGGTTTTTTATACTAGCTTGTCAAAGCTTTGTGTACACGTTTCTAACCTCTTAACCTTTCTAACTTCTTTAACAGAACTCTAACTCTTTTGCTAAAACTGCCTAACAGTCTTAACAATATTTCAACAACTCTCTTCTTCAATCTTTTGACATGTGGCAGAATTAGGACCTTTGATATCTTTACACTTTTCATATCGAGCTCAGTTGATACTTTCTTTGATATATCTAAATTAGTTAACCATGAGAGCTCATGATTATGAACAGGATTTATGCAGAGACCTTGATATCAAACCAACCCAGTTGGTTAAACTTCTCTAATAACACATGTTTAAGTACTCTAGAGGCAAGTACCACTCAGCTTCTTTCTCCTATTTCCGAAAGAGAGCAATTTTAGTATTGAGCTCATAGTTTTCCAATTTACAATTGCAGGAAACAGTTGGTACCAACGTTTTGATTCCAATACCAGGAGGATTAATTGAGCTGCTTGTTACCAAACAAGTAATGTTTCCATTGCTCTTTAATTCCCATTTGTCTATCTTTACCACAAGCATGCACATTTTGTATGAGCAATAAAGTACAGCCTTTCCCTTCATTATCTGAAAGAAATGATCTACTTGCATGGTAATAAAATTATCACATTGAGAATGTATTAATTGTTCTGTTTTCTGTGACTGCAGGTATTTGAAGATCAGCATGTTATTGATTTTATCACAGCCCAATACAGCATCTCAATGGAGCAGGACACCCTCGATAACATAACCGGTATGAGTACAATGAGTGAAATCGAATCAAAGATCCTCTTAGATAATGGAAATGATCAAATGGATATCAACAATGTTCATTTCAAGCCACCCCTTTCCTCTAGAATTTGTTCGAAGTTAGATAATCTGAACCTACCATATGATGTCTCCATGGGTACAATAAGCAATTCTCCAATCAAATTCTTGCAGCGATTTACTAATTACAACTTGGGAAACAGAACCAAGAATAGTATTGCTGTTTCTTATGGAGATGCATCACATGAACCATTTCTTTCAGATCCATTTATTTGCTCAGCAGAAAACGGGTTTCAAGAGATGGAGGCAATGCAGAGGTCCATGATGGCTGATGAGACACAACAACACATGCATATGCAATACATGGAGGCATTAGCACCAGACATGGATCAGCAGGACGGCAATGATAGGCAGGACTCGATTATACATGACGAAGGACCGGCTGCAGATGGACTGTCAGATTGCAGTGATCagattgatgatgatgaggatgatgcaaAATACCAGAGAAGGAGGGCAGGGAAAGGGCCTCAAGCCAAAAACCTTGTTgctgagagaaagagaaggaagaagctTAATGAAAGACTTTTTGCTCTTAGAGCTCTGGTTCCCAATATTTCCAAGGTAACCATTATATCATCTCACTCCTTTTCTTCTGATACCTCACTATTTTGTGTTTATGTTATGCAAACATGTCTCACGTCGCTTGTGTATTTGATCGATTTGAGCTTTATAAACAATACAAGGAAAGATGAAAAAAGCCCATTAGCAATCTCAACTCTTAAGAACTGGCATTTGATGTTATTACTAATAGAAAGTGATCTTATTTCTAATGCCAACTCATTTTGATTCACAGTTGGACAGGGCTTCCATTCTTGGGGATGCAATCGAGTATGTGCAGGAGTTGCAGAAGCAAGCTAAACAACTCCAAGATGAGCTTGATGATCATGCAGAGGATGAAGGTCCAAAGAACTCTGGCATCACTGGCCACCACAACAATATACAATCAGAgattcaaagtgaacttgaccCTGGGGGCCCTAAAACTGATCATCAACACGATAGCATCTCCAAACAAAGCCAAGATTCAGATGTTATCCATGACCACAAGACACAACAGATGGaggtatatatatgatatatcttgtgttcttctctctttaagtatcttttttctttcttttttgtttttttcttttttttcttttgggtttcatttctttcttggctaataatcaaagaaattggGAAAATGCTGTAGCCCCAAGTGGAAGTGGCTCAATTAGATGGAAATCAGTTCTTTGTTAAAGTGTTCTGTGAGCACAAGCCTGGTGGATTTGTGAGATTGATGGAGGCTTTGAGCTCTCTAAGCCTGGAAGTTATTAATGCCAATGTGACTAGCTTCAGATGCCTCGTGTCCAACGTTTTCATCGTAGAGGTTAGTTTCTTGTAGCATAAtctggcttaagaaaatactTATTCAACATGTATATAAAAGGAAGGCTTATAAAACCCGACTTTTTTTCCAACTCTTTCACACAATCATTTGCTCCTCTTACAATCATTTGTCACATAATCAACGTGTAAGCGTATGAACTCTATGTTGTATACACTCGTTGTAAACAAAAAGTTTCCTCACAAAATATGAGACTCGTGATATTGTGAGACTCATGTAGGTCAACCTACTTTGTGAGAGAGTTGAAAAAAAAGCATTGAGAGAAAAGTGAGCTTTGTAACATCTTccttataaaaacagaaggaaGCAATCTTAATAAAATGATCTCTATTTATTTGTTGGTTAGCAGAGAAAGGATAGTGAGATGGTTGAAGCTGATGATGTGAGGGACTCCTTGCTAGAGCTAACAAGGAACCCATCAAGATGGCGTAGTGAGATAGCTAAAGCAGCAGAGAATGGCGTCGGCTTTGACAACCATGACCAtgaccatcaccaccacctacACCTCCACAACCGCCATTTTAATCCCTTCCACTTGCACCATCTTCCTAATGAAACATGAAGCATCAGTGTTTTATATGGAAAAAAGCACTAGTTTGAGtactttatttgtttatttgttcacTTTGGTAGAAGCTTGCGGACGCAATCTCAAAGGACATATTCTACATATCTTAAAATTCAGTTcgaatcaacatttaatacaGTTTCATTTTGAAGAAGTATTTGTAGTAGCAACCCGACTTATACAAGTCATCAATTTTAGTCATGATCTAAAGTTacattataattttatgtGCATCCAACGTAGTGTGTCGAACTTGCACGCATAAAAATATGTGAAACTCACTAAAAACAGTGAATTTCGCACCCACTCTAATGatgaaaaacaaacacataCACAAACAATATTCATCAATCAGATTGAAGCTtcaatttttacaaaaaattaaaaaaataaataaaaatttgaagctTCAATCTTCAATCATGGGCTTTCCACTTGTAGTCCTTAACCAATTATGGCccacaagagagaaaaagaaccaAGGTAGAATGAGGCCCAAGAGCAACCACTTGGAGCTCCAATAACCACTTGAATGGCTGAGTGTTTGACCCCGTAACCAAGTTATTCATGTTTCTTGTCCGAAAAGAAGGATCAAACtgacaaaaaattataagaaacCAGTAACCCACT
Proteins encoded:
- the LOC117638565 gene encoding transcription factor ABORTED MICROSPORES, with the translated sequence MMIMPSLIQRLRSLVGLKGWDYCVIWKLSEDQRFIEWMDCCCSGTEITQYDAGQDLLFPPVLPCRDTMLQHPRTTSCDLLAKMPSSQPLDSGIYAETLISNQPSWLNFSNNTCLSTLEETVGTNVLIPIPGGLIELLVTKQVFEDQHVIDFITAQYSISMEQDTLDNITAENGFQEMEAMQRSMMADETQQHMHMQYMEALAPDMDQQDGNDRQDSIIHDEGPAADGLSDCSDQIDDDEDDAKYQRRRAGKGPQAKNLVAERKRRKKLNERLFALRALVPNISKLDRASILGDAIEYVQELQKQAKQLQDELDDHAEDEGPKNSGITGHHNNIQSEIQSELDPGGPKTDHQHDSISKQSQDSDVIHDHKTQQMEPQVEVAQLDGNQFFVKVFCEHKPGGFVRLMEALSSLSLEVINANVTSFRCLVSNVFIVERKDSEMVEADDVRDSLLELTRNPSRWRSEIAKAAENGVGFDNHDHDHHHHLHLHNRHFNPFHLHHLPNET
- the LOC117638563 gene encoding transcription factor ABORTED MICROSPORES-like, which translates into the protein MIIIMQNLTERLRPLVGLKGWDYCVIWKLSENQRFIELMDCCCSGADENTQTNGGQELFPVYPVLPCRDTMQHSRTNSCDVLAQLPSSLSLDSGIYAHPLISNQPIWLNSSSNRDSSAMAERDGTRVLVPSAGGLIELFVSKDVSEDQQVIDYITAQCNISKEQDTLLGAGCNTSFPVNIQDMSTEIQPHAFPGNENEGNDDLNSNHFQQPPVVSPSVDHDSNVPYDISVDRIRLCSASPMNFLQHVTYNSENSMKNCNSNVYYEQRSHESLGEMGLQADADAPNMHNSMHVMEALENMEQQGVEDQDSVQHEAQGGRTADNSGSDCSDQIDDEDDTKYRRRTGKGPQSKNLFAERKRRKKLNERLYCLRSLVPNISKMDKAAILGDAIDFVKDLLRQVKELQDELEQHSNDEGPNEKTSANICGNHDNFQPEILNQHGTSITNKPENGDKPPNGFHVGTAGDIGNISKQKQDSDSTNDRGQQMEPEVGVTQLHGNEFFVTVFCEHKPGGFVRLMEALDTLGLEVTNANVTSFRSLVSNVFKVEKKDSEVVQADDVRDSLLEITRNPSSKVWPEMAKAKASENGSGLDHFHHDDHHHYQQHHLHNYHASSYHLQHLYNY